A window of the Brassica napus cultivar Da-Ae chromosome C5, Da-Ae, whole genome shotgun sequence genome harbors these coding sequences:
- the LOC111206533 gene encoding RNA exonuclease 4 isoform X3, whose amino-acid sequence MTIPDEVAMDCEMVGVSQGTKSALGRVTLVNKWGNVLYDEFVRPVERVVDFRTHISGIRPRDLRKAKDFRVAQTKVAELIKGKILVGHALHNDLKVLLLTHPKKDIRDTAEYQPFLKYFSHLTNPSFLFSSFPIEPICNLPNRDKTRKSLKHLASEFLGADIQNGEHCPIDDARAAMLLYQKNRREWERNVKDQTRMRLKQKKRKPKKRVKEANHTSTV is encoded by the exons ATGACGATTCCAG ATGAAGTGGCTATGGACTGTGAAATGGTTGGTGTCAGTCAAGGAACCAAAAGCGCCCTTGGACGTGTTACCTTG GTAAACAAATGGGGAAATGTTCTATACGATGAGTTTGTTCGTCCAGTGGAACGTGTTGTTGACTTTCGAACGCATATTAGTGGGATTCGACCTAGAGACTTAAGAAAGG CCAAAGATTTCCGAGTTGCTCAGACCAAAGTAGCGGAGTTGATCAAGGGGAAGATTCTCGTGGGACATGCCTTGCACAACGATCTCAAG GTTTTGCTGTTAACTCACCCGAAAAAGGACATAAGGGACACAGCAGAGTATCAGCCTTTTCTCAAGTATTTCTCACATCTCACCAACCCCTCTTTTCTCTTTTCATCTTTTCCTATTGAACCCATCTGTAATCTTCCAAACAGGGACAAAACAAGAAAGTCTCTGAAACATCTTGCATCTGAGTTTCTAGGGGCCGACATCCAAAACGGAGAGCACTGTCCT ATTGATGATGCAAGAGCTGCAATGCTGCTTTACCAGAAGAACAGAAGAGAGTGGGAGAGAAACGTGAAAGACCAGACACGGATGAGGCTGAAACAAAAGAAGCGTAAGCCTAAGAAGAGAGTAAAGGAAGCTAATCACACCTCAACTGTTTGA
- the LOC111206533 gene encoding RNA exonuclease 4 isoform X2 codes for MSSDLKRKQKKKNPKPVQINPNWSLLQQKLKSDSNNSGNRKSSNNDDSDNPRSILGKRKERPDSEVDVPKISPLAPVNDDSSLTDEVAMDCEMVGVSQGTKSALGRVTLVNKWGNVLYDEFVRPVERVVDFRTHISGIRPRDLRKAKDFRVAQTKVAELIKGKILVGHALHNDLKVLLLTHPKKDIRDTAEYQPFLKDKTRKSLKHLASEFLGADIQNGEHCPIDDARAAMLLYQKNRREWERNVKDQTRMRLKQKKRKPKKRVKEANHTSTV; via the exons ATGAGTTCTGATCTGAAGagaaagcagaagaagaaaaaccctaaacccgttCAGATAAACCCTAATTGGTCACTCCTCCAACAA AAGCTGAAATCTGATTCGAATAACTCGGGCAATCGAAAATCTTCAAACAATGACGACTCAGATAATCCTAGGTCCATATTAG GGAAGCGGAAAGAGAGACCTGATTCGGAGGTGGATGTTCCTAAGATTAGTCCCTTAGCTCCGGTTAATGACGATTCCAG TTTGACAGATGAAGTGGCTATGGACTGTGAAATGGTTGGTGTCAGTCAAGGAACCAAAAGCGCCCTTGGACGTGTTACCTTG GTAAACAAATGGGGAAATGTTCTATACGATGAGTTTGTTCGTCCAGTGGAACGTGTTGTTGACTTTCGAACGCATATTAGTGGGATTCGACCTAGAGACTTAAGAAAGG CCAAAGATTTCCGAGTTGCTCAGACCAAAGTAGCGGAGTTGATCAAGGGGAAGATTCTCGTGGGACATGCCTTGCACAACGATCTCAAG GTTTTGCTGTTAACTCACCCGAAAAAGGACATAAGGGACACAGCAGAGTATCAGCCTTTTCTCAA GGACAAAACAAGAAAGTCTCTGAAACATCTTGCATCTGAGTTTCTAGGGGCCGACATCCAAAACGGAGAGCACTGTCCT ATTGATGATGCAAGAGCTGCAATGCTGCTTTACCAGAAGAACAGAAGAGAGTGGGAGAGAAACGTGAAAGACCAGACACGGATGAGGCTGAAACAAAAGAAGCGTAAGCCTAAGAAGAGAGTAAAGGAAGCTAATCACACCTCAACTGTTTGA
- the LOC111206533 gene encoding RNA exonuclease 4 isoform X1 produces MSSDLKRKQKKKNPKPVQINPNWSLLQQKLKSDSNNSGNRKSSNNDDSDNPRSILGKRKERPDSEVDVPKISPLAPVNDDSSLTDEVAMDCEMVGVSQGTKSALGRVTLVNKWGNVLYDEFVRPVERVVDFRTHISGIRPRDLRKAKDFRVAQTKVAELIKGKILVGHALHNDLKVLLLTHPKKDIRDTAEYQPFLKYFSHLTNPSFLFSSFPIEPICNLPNRDKTRKSLKHLASEFLGADIQNGEHCPIDDARAAMLLYQKNRREWERNVKDQTRMRLKQKKRKPKKRVKEANHTSTV; encoded by the exons ATGAGTTCTGATCTGAAGagaaagcagaagaagaaaaaccctaaacccgttCAGATAAACCCTAATTGGTCACTCCTCCAACAA AAGCTGAAATCTGATTCGAATAACTCGGGCAATCGAAAATCTTCAAACAATGACGACTCAGATAATCCTAGGTCCATATTAG GGAAGCGGAAAGAGAGACCTGATTCGGAGGTGGATGTTCCTAAGATTAGTCCCTTAGCTCCGGTTAATGACGATTCCAG TTTGACAGATGAAGTGGCTATGGACTGTGAAATGGTTGGTGTCAGTCAAGGAACCAAAAGCGCCCTTGGACGTGTTACCTTG GTAAACAAATGGGGAAATGTTCTATACGATGAGTTTGTTCGTCCAGTGGAACGTGTTGTTGACTTTCGAACGCATATTAGTGGGATTCGACCTAGAGACTTAAGAAAGG CCAAAGATTTCCGAGTTGCTCAGACCAAAGTAGCGGAGTTGATCAAGGGGAAGATTCTCGTGGGACATGCCTTGCACAACGATCTCAAG GTTTTGCTGTTAACTCACCCGAAAAAGGACATAAGGGACACAGCAGAGTATCAGCCTTTTCTCAAGTATTTCTCACATCTCACCAACCCCTCTTTTCTCTTTTCATCTTTTCCTATTGAACCCATCTGTAATCTTCCAAACAGGGACAAAACAAGAAAGTCTCTGAAACATCTTGCATCTGAGTTTCTAGGGGCCGACATCCAAAACGGAGAGCACTGTCCT ATTGATGATGCAAGAGCTGCAATGCTGCTTTACCAGAAGAACAGAAGAGAGTGGGAGAGAAACGTGAAAGACCAGACACGGATGAGGCTGAAACAAAAGAAGCGTAAGCCTAAGAAGAGAGTAAAGGAAGCTAATCACACCTCAACTGTTTGA